GGGATTGTATGACCCACCGATAGGTAAGATCAAGGTCAATGAGGAGGGGAATCCGAGAATTCGCGTGGAGATAAATCCTCTTCCGATTGAATCCTGGCTTCTCGGTAGCGATTCATGGAGCAAAAATCGCGGCGTTTTTTCATGTTTCACAGAATGGGAATATCTATCTAGGAGTTACGCAGTTGAAAAAATATACTTAACATTTTCAATCGGTTGCAAAAAATAATCCTTTAGTGACTTTCTAGCGGAATCAAACGGTTAAAGTTCAACTGCGTAACTCCTATCTATCATGATATTCTCCTAAAAATTTAGTATGAATTAAGTAGCAACTTGAGTTAGTGTTAACAGGCCCTACTTCGAGTTCACGTTCAACATCGTTAAGCAGGTAGCCAGCCTTTACCCCAAGGAGTAATTTTTGCAATCATGGGATGGTGGTAAAGACGTTGAAGAGTCGTAGTTGTCAGCATTTCATTAG
This genomic window from Gammaproteobacteria bacterium contains:
- a CDS encoding hypothetical protein (Evidence 5 : Unknown function), producing MLTFYALPNGKLWGLYDPPIGKIKVNEEGNPRIRVEINPLPIESWLLGSDSWSKNRGVFSCFTEWEYLSRSYAVEKIYLTFSIGCKK